The Neobacillus sp. PS3-34 genome has a window encoding:
- a CDS encoding carbon-nitrogen family hydrolase, producing MKLKIACLQMDIAFGNPDANYEKAQQLIEKSMLQKPDVLVLPELWTTGYDLTRLDEIADAGCSQTLKFLKDAAVKYQVHLVGGSVAGRTGNDVRNTLLIINKQGDLVHQYSKLHLFKLMDEHHHLTAGTEKGLFKLENRSFAGVICYDIRFPEWIRAHTSEGAEALFVVAEWPKPRLAHWRSLLIARAIENQCYVIACNRSGSDPKSVFVGHSMVIDPWGEILAEAGENEEILEAEIDLGTVKDIRRLIPIFEDRKPEYY from the coding sequence GTGAAACTAAAAATTGCCTGTCTTCAAATGGATATTGCATTCGGAAATCCTGATGCAAATTACGAGAAAGCACAGCAGCTTATAGAGAAATCCATGCTTCAAAAGCCCGATGTCCTTGTGCTTCCAGAGCTATGGACGACTGGATATGATTTAACACGGCTCGATGAAATTGCGGATGCCGGCTGCAGCCAAACCCTCAAATTTCTAAAAGATGCGGCTGTAAAGTACCAGGTTCACCTTGTCGGTGGTTCAGTCGCCGGAAGGACTGGCAATGACGTAAGAAATACATTACTCATCATCAATAAACAGGGAGATCTTGTCCATCAGTATAGTAAATTGCATTTATTTAAGCTAATGGATGAGCACCACCATCTGACTGCTGGAACAGAGAAGGGTTTATTCAAGCTTGAAAACCGCTCTTTTGCCGGTGTTATTTGTTATGATATCCGCTTTCCGGAATGGATTCGGGCACATACTTCCGAAGGAGCAGAAGCTCTTTTCGTTGTAGCTGAATGGCCAAAGCCTCGTCTGGCACATTGGCGTTCTCTCCTGATTGCAAGAGCCATCGAAAACCAATGCTATGTGATCGCCTGCAATCGATCCGGCAGCGACCCGAAAAGTGTGTTTGTTGGCCATTCAATGGTAATTGATCCATGGGGCGAAATACTGGCAGAGGCTGGAGAAAACGAAGAAATACTTGAGGCAGAGATTGATCTCGGCACAGTGAAGGATATTCGAAGGCTTATCCCGATTTTCGAAGATCGCAAGCCTGAATATTATTAA
- a CDS encoding PAS domain S-box protein, with protein MGIGGMPKVRLESLNDEIESLKEKIDSLAKENETLKEYAARAEKDNIFEFAPDAMILFNKGGYIIDANRAFCTIVGKEIQDVIGHRLEGFIAEESLYKLNRQQELLEQGWPRKGNTPYQTR; from the coding sequence ATGGGAATTGGCGGGATGCCTAAGGTGAGATTAGAATCCTTAAATGATGAAATCGAATCATTAAAAGAAAAGATTGATTCTTTAGCCAAAGAAAATGAAACCTTAAAAGAATATGCTGCGCGGGCTGAAAAGGATAATATCTTTGAATTTGCCCCGGATGCCATGATCCTTTTTAATAAAGGTGGATATATAATAGATGCCAACAGGGCTTTTTGTACGATTGTCGGTAAAGAAATCCAGGATGTGATTGGTCACCGGTTAGAGGGATTTATTGCCGAAGAGAGCCTGTACAAGCTTAACAGGCAGCAGGAATTACTGGAACAGGGATGGCCGCGCAAAGGGAATACTCCCTATCAGACACGCTAA
- a CDS encoding lactate utilization protein C: MMTGIIQNRDAFLEQIAGRLCRSRLSGNIERPVWKHQPQKEVLSGATGDELVEVLKNQCLKIHTSLFITDKSKLSKTLKEVVVSFGGGPLIAWKDERFARWGLGTLLSNEFPEQDIKVYEWDYTRGDENITKAEKAQVGLTISEITLAESGTVVLFSDKDKGRSVSFLPKTYIALVPKSSLVPRMTQAAERMRENHLNGKTVASCVNFITGPSNSADIELNLVVGVHGPVKAAYILINDL, from the coding sequence ATGATGACAGGAATCATTCAAAATCGGGATGCTTTTTTGGAACAAATAGCCGGCCGGCTCTGCCGCAGCCGACTATCAGGTAATATAGAGAGGCCTGTTTGGAAACATCAGCCACAAAAAGAGGTGCTAAGTGGTGCAACTGGAGACGAATTGGTTGAAGTACTGAAAAATCAGTGTTTAAAAATCCATACGAGCCTTTTTATTACAGACAAAAGCAAGCTTTCTAAAACATTAAAGGAAGTAGTTGTTAGTTTTGGAGGAGGTCCTCTTATTGCCTGGAAGGATGAGAGGTTTGCGAGGTGGGGTTTAGGTACATTATTATCTAATGAATTTCCAGAACAAGATATTAAGGTCTATGAATGGGATTATACAAGAGGGGATGAAAATATCACAAAAGCAGAAAAAGCCCAGGTAGGTCTCACGATCAGCGAAATTACACTGGCCGAGTCAGGCACGGTGGTCTTATTCAGCGATAAGGATAAAGGAAGGTCGGTCAGCTTTTTGCCGAAAACATACATCGCACTCGTACCGAAAAGCAGCCTCGTCCCAAGGATGACACAAGCGGCAGAAAGGATGCGCGAGAATCATTTAAACGGTAAGACTGTTGCTTCGTGTGTCAATTTTATAACCGGGCCGAGCAATTCAGCTGATATTGAACTTAATCTCGTTGTCGGTGTCCACGGCCCTGTAAAAGCAGCTTATATTCTAATTAATGACCTATAA
- a CDS encoding ATP-binding protein: MPKRACTSLTGSRNYWNRDGRAKGILPIRHAKGISYLESVTSYNEKLDLYLSVLREVTHKTILGQKIKENEKLFQELFLEAMDGIIFWDMEGTIINANASACRIFECAYHELIGRNFKDLSMDRHRNPPLFKIMKEFRSTGAVKEQLFFRMADGREKLLEFSCKMHSVDGFQMTIFRDISERHRMEQELRDSEQIFRIIFEEALDGLILWNKDFKVIDVNSAAINMLSVEKKQLVGQFLQKLITDCEFKKQELSEHVRQVIRNGKHASSITLDCRDGQKRHFEFSTQHAIVAGLNLTVFKDVSERIQMQEQLRKSDTLNVLGELAAGIAHEIRNPMTALKGFIQLLEESIKEEHSMYYQVITSELQRIDSIINEFLILAKPQAVRFQEKDVVLIMKETLDLLNAQAVLHNVQFLMVPEKGIPPIVCEPNQLKKVFINIIKNAIEVMPDGGTVTIKMGRKENMIHISIKDEGMGIPKEKIPKLGEPFYTTKERGTGLGLMVSFKIVEEHQGKIEIESELGNGAEFHICLPLQKTKANQDSI, encoded by the coding sequence TTGCCGAAGAGAGCCTGTACAAGCTTAACAGGCAGCAGGAATTACTGGAACAGGGATGGCCGCGCAAAGGGAATACTCCCTATCAGACACGCTAAGGGGATATCATATCTCGAGTCAGTTACCAGCTATAATGAAAAGCTGGACCTTTATCTTTCTGTATTAAGAGAGGTTACCCATAAAACGATTCTTGGACAAAAAATCAAAGAAAACGAAAAGCTATTCCAGGAACTATTTTTAGAGGCAATGGATGGAATTATATTTTGGGATATGGAAGGTACCATTATTAATGCCAATGCTTCAGCATGCCGAATTTTCGAGTGTGCCTATCACGAATTGATCGGACGCAATTTCAAAGATTTAAGTATGGATAGACATAGAAATCCCCCTCTATTCAAAATCATGAAGGAATTTAGATCAACAGGGGCAGTCAAGGAACAGCTCTTTTTTCGAATGGCAGACGGCAGGGAGAAGCTGCTGGAATTTTCATGCAAGATGCATTCTGTTGACGGTTTCCAAATGACGATTTTCCGCGACATCAGTGAAAGGCATAGGATGGAGCAGGAATTGCGGGATAGTGAACAAATATTCAGGATTATTTTTGAAGAGGCATTGGACGGCTTGATTCTTTGGAATAAGGATTTTAAGGTAATAGATGTAAATAGTGCGGCAATAAATATGCTCAGTGTGGAAAAAAAACAGCTGGTGGGCCAATTTTTACAGAAACTAATTACTGATTGCGAATTTAAAAAGCAGGAATTATCAGAGCACGTAAGACAAGTAATTAGAAATGGTAAGCATGCTTCTTCCATAACACTTGATTGCAGGGATGGGCAAAAGCGGCATTTTGAGTTTTCAACTCAGCATGCAATTGTGGCAGGCTTGAATTTAACTGTTTTTAAGGATGTGTCAGAGAGAATCCAAATGCAGGAACAGCTTAGAAAGTCGGATACGCTGAACGTCCTGGGCGAACTGGCGGCTGGAATAGCACATGAAATCCGCAATCCAATGACTGCATTGAAAGGCTTCATCCAGCTTTTAGAGGAAAGCATAAAGGAAGAACACTCAATGTATTATCAAGTGATCACATCGGAATTGCAAAGAATTGACAGCATTATTAATGAGTTCTTAATTCTGGCCAAACCACAGGCAGTCAGGTTCCAGGAAAAAGATGTCGTCCTGATCATGAAAGAAACACTCGATTTATTAAATGCCCAGGCGGTTCTGCATAATGTTCAATTCCTGATGGTGCCTGAAAAAGGAATTCCTCCTATAGTTTGCGAACCGAACCAGCTAAAGAAAGTTTTTATTAATATCATCAAGAATGCAATTGAAGTGATGCCTGATGGTGGAACGGTTACGATAAAGATGGGCAGGAAGGAGAATATGATACATATTTCGATTAAGGATGAGGGGATGGGTATACCAAAAGAGAAAATACCAAAGCTGGGAGAACCTTTTTATACGACGAAGGAACGTGGAACAGGACTGGGCTTAATGGTTAGCTTTAAAATAGTCGAAGAACATCAGGGGAAAATTGAAATTGAGAGTGAATTAGGAAATGGCGCGGAATTTCATATTTGCCTTCCTCTTCAAAAGACAAAAGCTAACCAAGACTCAATTTAG
- a CDS encoding 2-oxoacid:acceptor oxidoreductase family protein, with protein sequence MSILPNKNELGFFEIRLESIGGLGANLAGKMLAEAGVLGLGLNGSNFSSYGSEKKGSPVKSFVRFCDPGVEIRDHSPIEQPQVIGVFHEALYKTVDVVSGLNADGIVMVNSTRDFDDIKKDLQLTYGTLAIVDALTIAVEEKTKVNTAMLGALFRICEFLDPEAMKDVIRRTFEKKYPHLVEPNIRTFNRGYNEVRFKTYEVTEGAIGKSFVRPLPQLGYMTQEIGGVMTTQANSILKDLSGSRQGFLPNWERDACIHCAACDTVCPDFCFVWEEGEDKRGRKQMFLKGIDYQYCKGCLKCVEACPTDALSDLREMIGYAEENRVKQKFPYVAGGIS encoded by the coding sequence ATGTCAATCTTACCTAATAAAAATGAACTTGGATTTTTTGAAATACGCCTGGAATCTATCGGGGGATTAGGTGCCAACCTGGCCGGTAAAATGCTTGCTGAAGCCGGGGTATTGGGACTTGGCCTTAACGGGTCGAATTTTTCGTCATATGGTTCTGAAAAGAAGGGGTCTCCGGTAAAAAGTTTCGTCCGTTTTTGTGATCCTGGTGTAGAAATCCGCGACCATAGTCCAATAGAGCAACCGCAAGTCATCGGGGTTTTTCATGAAGCTCTATACAAGACAGTAGATGTTGTGAGCGGGCTTAACGCAGACGGAATTGTTATGGTGAATTCTACAAGGGACTTTGATGATATCAAAAAAGATTTGCAGCTAACATATGGAACACTGGCAATAGTAGATGCATTGACCATTGCGGTTGAAGAAAAAACAAAAGTAAATACGGCAATGCTGGGTGCGTTGTTCCGCATCTGTGAATTTTTAGACCCGGAGGCAATGAAAGATGTCATCCGAAGAACCTTTGAAAAGAAATATCCTCACCTTGTTGAACCTAATATCAGGACATTCAACAGAGGATATAATGAAGTGCGTTTTAAAACATATGAAGTAACCGAAGGAGCAATAGGAAAAAGCTTTGTGAGGCCACTGCCACAGCTGGGTTATATGACACAGGAAATTGGCGGAGTCATGACCACTCAAGCCAACAGTATCCTTAAAGATCTAAGCGGCTCAAGGCAGGGATTTTTGCCGAATTGGGAAAGAGATGCATGTATACATTGTGCAGCCTGTGATACTGTCTGTCCGGACTTCTGTTTTGTATGGGAAGAAGGCGAGGACAAGCGCGGCAGGAAGCAAATGTTTCTGAAGGGAATTGATTATCAGTATTGCAAAGGCTGCCTGAAATGTGTGGAAGCCTGCCCAACGGATGCACTGAGCGACCTGCGGGAAATGATTGGTTATGCAGAAGAAAACCGGGTGAAGCAAAAGTTTCCGTATGTAGCAGGGGGGATATCATAA
- a CDS encoding thiamine pyrophosphate-dependent enzyme: MAILEEELKAKGAAEQVSTFESGNEMAAMAAAQINYHIMGYFPITPSTEVAQYLDLMKARGEHDIKLIPADGEHGSAGICYGASATGARVFNATSANGFLYMLEQMPVQAGTRFPMVMNLVTRAVSGPLDIRGDHSDLYYALNTGWVILTARTPQAVYDMNIMALKIAEHSKVRLPVIVAYDGFFTSHQKRRVEYFKDRKVVQHFVGECPTDYHFARDPKKPVTIGAHMNGDDLINNHYQQSEAIYNAGEVFKEVAAEYEKLSGREFPVLDLYKMEDAEVALFLLNSAAESAKDVVDQLRAKGVKAGVISPNIIRPFPAKEIREALKNVKSLLVGERADSYGANGPNLTHEVKSALQEDLENGTIVLSRVFGLGGKDFYASDAEKFFELAIDAMEKGYAEKRFDYYGHVPGNPEKILKPVIEPQHGDAYKTGLIEVEMNEATDKLKVKIPPLRALTSKPKRIASGHGACPGCGIFAGLELFFKGIEGDIVVLFQTGCAYVTTTSYPHSSHKQTMIHNLFQNGAATLSGTLEAFLELKRRGEIEVAEDATFVMITGDGGMDIGMGSAIGTALRGHKLIMLEYDNEGYMNTGSQMSYSTPMGHMTSTTSVGKTQRGKAFHHKDTAQIMAATNIPYVFTGSEAFPQDLVKKGAKAQWYAQNVGTVYGKILITCPLNWKSEDRYGETIMEAAVNSCFFPLYEVEQGITTITYDPETKNNRIPLSGWLKYMGKTKHLLKEENKSILNEFEEEVEKRWKRLKAKNDNPYL, encoded by the coding sequence ATGGCTATATTAGAAGAGGAATTGAAAGCAAAGGGAGCAGCAGAACAAGTATCCACCTTTGAATCAGGGAATGAAATGGCTGCTATGGCAGCTGCTCAAATCAATTATCATATTATGGGATACTTTCCAATTACGCCTTCTACAGAGGTTGCGCAGTATCTGGATTTAATGAAGGCACGCGGAGAGCATGATATCAAGCTGATTCCTGCGGATGGTGAGCATGGTTCGGCAGGGATTTGCTATGGTGCCTCTGCAACAGGGGCAAGAGTTTTCAATGCTACGAGTGCAAATGGATTTTTATATATGCTAGAGCAGATGCCAGTTCAGGCAGGAACCCGCTTCCCAATGGTTATGAATTTGGTAACGCGTGCGGTCAGCGGACCGCTGGATATAAGAGGAGATCATTCAGATTTGTATTATGCCCTTAATACAGGATGGGTTATTTTAACGGCAAGAACCCCGCAGGCAGTTTATGATATGAATATCATGGCATTGAAAATTGCTGAACACTCAAAGGTTCGCCTGCCAGTCATTGTTGCTTATGACGGATTTTTTACCTCCCATCAAAAAAGGAGAGTAGAATATTTTAAAGATCGGAAAGTGGTGCAGCATTTTGTAGGGGAATGTCCAACAGACTATCATTTTGCCAGAGATCCAAAAAAACCTGTTACCATCGGAGCACATATGAATGGTGATGACCTCATAAATAACCACTACCAGCAATCAGAAGCGATTTATAATGCCGGTGAGGTTTTTAAAGAAGTGGCTGCAGAGTATGAGAAACTATCGGGCAGAGAATTTCCTGTTCTCGATTTATATAAAATGGAGGATGCAGAAGTAGCTTTATTCTTATTGAACTCAGCTGCAGAATCGGCCAAGGATGTGGTAGACCAGCTTCGCGCAAAAGGCGTAAAAGCTGGTGTAATAAGCCCGAATATCATCCGTCCATTCCCTGCGAAAGAAATCCGCGAAGCGCTTAAAAATGTAAAATCATTATTAGTGGGCGAGCGTGCCGATTCTTATGGAGCTAATGGACCGAACCTCACTCATGAAGTGAAATCTGCACTTCAGGAAGACCTTGAAAACGGAACAATCGTCCTAAGCAGAGTATTCGGCCTTGGTGGAAAAGATTTTTATGCAAGCGATGCAGAGAAATTTTTCGAACTGGCCATCGATGCAATGGAAAAAGGCTATGCTGAAAAGCGATTTGACTATTATGGCCATGTTCCTGGGAATCCCGAGAAAATACTTAAGCCAGTTATTGAACCACAGCATGGTGATGCATATAAAACGGGTTTGATTGAAGTGGAAATGAATGAAGCAACCGATAAATTAAAGGTGAAAATTCCGCCACTAAGAGCGCTGACCAGCAAGCCTAAAAGAATCGCCTCAGGGCATGGGGCATGTCCGGGCTGCGGTATCTTTGCCGGATTAGAACTGTTTTTTAAAGGAATTGAAGGTGACATAGTTGTCCTGTTCCAGACTGGCTGTGCTTATGTAACAACAACCTCTTATCCACATAGCTCGCATAAGCAGACGATGATTCATAATCTGTTCCAAAATGGAGCGGCCACCCTGTCTGGTACACTCGAAGCCTTTTTGGAGCTGAAAAGACGCGGGGAAATTGAAGTGGCAGAAGATGCAACCTTTGTTATGATCACAGGTGACGGGGGAATGGATATCGGCATGGGATCGGCAATCGGAACGGCGCTTCGGGGCCATAAACTGATCATGCTTGAATACGATAACGAGGGTTATATGAACACAGGTTCCCAAATGTCCTATTCTACACCAATGGGACATATGACAAGTACAACCAGTGTTGGAAAAACACAGCGCGGAAAAGCCTTCCACCATAAAGATACCGCACAAATTATGGCGGCAACCAATATTCCTTATGTATTTACAGGCTCTGAAGCATTTCCGCAGGATCTGGTTAAAAAAGGTGCCAAGGCACAGTGGTATGCCCAAAATGTAGGAACGGTCTATGGGAAAATCCTGATTACATGTCCGCTTAATTGGAAATCAGAAGACCGTTATGGAGAGACAATAATGGAAGCGGCTGTTAATTCCTGTTTCTTCCCTCTTTATGAGGTAGAACAGGGTATCACGACAATAACTTATGATCCGGAAACGAAAAATAACAGGATCCCGCTTTCAGGCTGGCTGAAGTATATGGGCAAAACGAAGCATCTCTTAAAAGAAGAAAATAAATCTATACTTAACGAGTTCGAAGAAGAAGTTGAAAAAAGATGGAAGCGACTCAAGGCCAAAAATGACAATCCATATTTATAA
- a CDS encoding methyl-accepting chemotaxis protein → MKLFQRKTKQQKKMKTREKKVEKVIQSLVKFKFWQNLKIGQKYGAALFLTIGLFAASTAVTFVLLTMVNSSLQSVSDSGEKAVKIAESAAVFQQKGSVIGNFIIDSNPGHLNDFKKLTAKFNSLKNEFKGSLTSGETKELLQQIDKNDQQINDIFTKDIMPGVRLQHEREYRLGKLQADNLIAKTVVKLDKLKTDLKNAQESAISSAKGKLILTLIVLVISICISGVLGVAAIMIIGTIISRKLGQIVKVSNEISSGNLTAEAVEYEGKDEIAELSKATNSMREKLQAMIQEIQGVSSYVTNKSRDLNGASEEVRAASQQVASTMQELSSGAEEQAGSAGDLVLMMERYLAKVEEAVLNGKFIRSSSNEVLNMTQEGDLLMEKSQEQMVKINQIMKTSVEKVKGLDHQTQQISKLVQVIQDIAGQTNLLALNAAIEAARAGEHGRGFSVVAAEVRKLAEQVSFSVSDITKIVEGIKYESNEVVSSLQSGYQEVEHGTEQIEVTGLTFKKIHKAVDLMTEKITDISNNLEHVSTSSSAMNASIENIASVSEQSAAGIEQTSASITQTNHSMENISDHAQSLSDLAEQLNEMISKFKL, encoded by the coding sequence GTGAAGTTATTCCAAAGAAAAACTAAACAACAGAAGAAAATGAAAACGAGAGAAAAGAAAGTGGAAAAAGTCATACAATCTCTAGTGAAATTTAAGTTTTGGCAGAATTTAAAAATCGGCCAAAAATATGGTGCAGCGCTCTTTCTGACCATTGGACTTTTTGCTGCCTCCACGGCAGTTACTTTTGTCCTGTTAACAATGGTCAACTCCAGCCTGCAAAGTGTCAGTGACTCAGGTGAAAAGGCTGTGAAAATTGCTGAATCAGCAGCTGTCTTTCAGCAAAAGGGAAGTGTAATTGGAAACTTTATCATTGATTCTAACCCAGGGCATTTAAATGACTTTAAGAAGCTGACAGCAAAGTTTAATTCATTGAAAAACGAATTTAAAGGCTCGCTTACAAGTGGTGAGACAAAGGAGCTTCTCCAGCAGATTGATAAGAATGACCAACAAATAAATGATATTTTTACAAAAGATATTATGCCAGGTGTACGTCTTCAGCACGAGCGTGAATACCGGCTTGGAAAACTTCAGGCGGACAACCTTATTGCAAAAACGGTTGTTAAACTGGATAAATTAAAAACAGACTTAAAAAATGCTCAGGAAAGTGCGATTAGTTCTGCTAAAGGAAAGCTTATCCTGACATTAATCGTCCTGGTAATTTCAATTTGTATTTCCGGTGTATTGGGAGTAGCGGCGATTATGATTATTGGAACCATTATATCCCGTAAGCTTGGCCAAATAGTAAAAGTATCTAACGAAATCTCGTCTGGTAATTTAACTGCAGAGGCAGTTGAATATGAAGGAAAAGATGAAATTGCCGAATTGAGCAAGGCTACAAACTCAATGAGAGAAAAGCTTCAGGCGATGATTCAGGAAATTCAGGGAGTCTCCAGCTATGTAACCAATAAAAGCAGGGATTTGAACGGAGCTTCAGAAGAAGTTCGTGCAGCAAGCCAGCAAGTTGCTTCAACCATGCAGGAATTATCTTCTGGTGCAGAGGAACAGGCTGGATCAGCTGGGGATCTTGTGCTAATGATGGAAAGGTATCTTGCAAAGGTAGAGGAAGCAGTTCTAAACGGAAAATTTATCAGGTCATCGTCGAATGAAGTATTGAACATGACTCAAGAAGGCGACCTGCTAATGGAAAAGTCGCAAGAGCAAATGGTTAAAATTAATCAAATTATGAAAACTTCTGTGGAAAAGGTGAAAGGATTGGATCACCAGACCCAGCAAATCTCTAAGCTGGTACAGGTAATCCAGGATATAGCCGGCCAGACAAACCTACTGGCCTTAAATGCAGCCATTGAGGCAGCTCGTGCGGGTGAGCATGGCAGGGGATTTTCAGTTGTAGCTGCCGAGGTCCGCAAGCTTGCAGAACAGGTATCCTTTTCTGTTTCTGATATTACGAAAATCGTAGAAGGCATCAAATATGAATCAAACGAAGTTGTATCTTCTTTGCAAAGTGGCTATCAGGAAGTCGAGCATGGTACTGAACAAATTGAAGTGACCGGATTGACCTTTAAGAAAATCCATAAAGCAGTTGATTTGATGACGGAAAAAATAACGGATATTTCCAATAATCTTGAACATGTCTCAACTAGCTCGTCAGCTATGAATGCCTCCATTGAAAATATTGCTTCGGTTTCTGAACAATCTGCTGCTGGCATCGAGCAGACAAGTGCGTCAATTACTCAAACAAACCATTCAATGGAAAATATTTCAGACCATGCCCAATCCCTTTCTGATCTTGCTGAACAGTTAAATGAAATGATTTCAAAGTTCAAACTATAA
- the mtnK gene encoding S-methyl-5-thioribose kinase: MSFATKTSYEPLTEESAILLAASKGIFQEDAVLTCKEIGDGNLNLVFRIEDSHNRKSIIIKQALPYAKVVGESWPLTLQRAKIEAEALKIFGEICPEYVPEVYYSDEILAVTIMEDLSHLSIARTGFIQGETYPLISEHLGEYLAKTLFFTSDYGLEAAEKKKLVKKFINPELCKITEDLIFTDPFFPSPNNSYENELSDDVQALWDDEELKFHASILKKSFLTEAEVLLHGDLHTGSVFASEQETKVIDPEFAYYGPAGFDIGQVFANLGFQVISSQARRNVFIAHLKTTWKVFVKEYTHLWRTANKEVLSNTQEFLNHILKKYFEDAVGFAGCELIRRTVGLAHVADLDGIQDEELRLKSKRKTLSAGRKLIKQRSEVKDIEGFIHLLTEEL; this comes from the coding sequence ATGAGTTTCGCTACTAAAACATCTTATGAGCCACTTACAGAAGAATCCGCAATTTTATTAGCAGCCAGCAAAGGCATTTTCCAGGAGGATGCTGTTTTAACCTGCAAGGAAATAGGAGACGGCAATCTAAATCTGGTTTTTAGAATTGAAGATTCCCATAACAGGAAAAGCATAATCATTAAGCAGGCCTTGCCTTATGCGAAAGTGGTTGGGGAAAGCTGGCCATTAACACTTCAAAGGGCAAAGATTGAGGCTGAAGCACTAAAAATTTTCGGCGAGATCTGCCCTGAATACGTACCAGAGGTTTATTACAGTGATGAAATTCTAGCAGTCACGATTATGGAAGATCTTTCTCATCTGTCCATCGCAAGAACAGGATTTATACAGGGAGAAACTTATCCTTTAATCTCAGAGCACCTTGGCGAATATTTGGCTAAGACTTTATTTTTCACCTCAGACTATGGACTCGAAGCAGCTGAAAAGAAGAAATTGGTTAAGAAATTTATCAATCCCGAGCTTTGTAAAATAACAGAGGATTTAATTTTCACCGATCCTTTCTTCCCTTCTCCAAATAATTCATATGAAAATGAGTTAAGCGATGACGTTCAAGCCCTTTGGGATGATGAGGAGCTTAAATTCCATGCTTCCATTTTGAAAAAAAGCTTTCTTACTGAGGCAGAAGTATTGCTGCATGGGGATCTGCACACTGGAAGCGTATTCGCCAGTGAACAAGAAACAAAAGTAATCGACCCAGAGTTTGCATATTATGGTCCAGCAGGCTTTGATATAGGCCAGGTATTCGCCAACCTGGGCTTCCAGGTCATTTCAAGCCAAGCAAGACGAAACGTCTTTATTGCCCATCTTAAAACCACTTGGAAGGTTTTTGTAAAGGAATACACGCATTTGTGGAGGACAGCTAATAAAGAAGTGCTTTCAAATACCCAGGAATTTTTAAATCATATACTGAAAAAATACTTTGAAGATGCAGTGGGATTCGCGGGATGTGAACTAATCCGGAGAACTGTTGGCCTTGCCCATGTTGCTGATTTGGACGGTATCCAGGATGAGGAGCTAAGGCTGAAGTCAAAACGAAAGACCCTTTCAGCAGGCCGAAAACTAATTAAACAGCGCAGCGAAGTTAAGGACATAGAAGGATTTATTCATTTGCTAACAGAAGAGTTATAG
- a CDS encoding acyltransferase family protein, with translation MKQRDYYFDNVKFILIFFVVFGHLLWSYMDDNHIISAIYKGIYTFHMPAFILVSGYFSKGFDKKGYISKIAKKLIMPYLAFQLIYSIFYYVQHHQSTFKMNPLDPHWSLWFLISLFFWNVLLIIFTKFKASVSIPAAILIGMLIGYMDWTSSFLSLLRTFVFFPLFLAGYYMKKDHIYSLFTLRARILALLAAVTVFAGFYFFPGIHDDWLLGSKPYDALGNASVFAMFKRLGFYLINFIMVMSFLAFVPRKRYFFTTLGKNTLYVYLLHGFFIRLFRESELKNYFSPTIGFLLLGGLALLLTLFLSSRMITSLAQPIIEFKLSKTKKFVYRMVDSFR, from the coding sequence ATGAAACAGCGCGATTACTACTTTGATAATGTAAAGTTCATTTTGATATTTTTCGTCGTATTTGGGCATCTTCTTTGGTCGTATATGGACGATAATCATATTATTTCTGCAATTTACAAGGGCATTTACACATTTCATATGCCAGCCTTTATTCTCGTCTCCGGCTATTTTTCGAAGGGATTCGATAAAAAGGGTTATATTTCAAAAATAGCAAAAAAGTTAATTATGCCTTATTTAGCATTTCAATTAATTTACTCGATTTTTTACTATGTACAGCATCATCAATCTACTTTCAAAATGAACCCGCTTGACCCGCACTGGTCACTTTGGTTCCTGATTAGTCTTTTTTTCTGGAATGTACTTTTGATCATTTTCACGAAATTTAAAGCATCTGTCAGCATCCCTGCTGCGATTCTGATCGGCATGCTTATTGGCTATATGGATTGGACATCAAGTTTTCTAAGCCTTTTAAGGACATTTGTTTTCTTCCCTTTATTCCTGGCAGGCTATTACATGAAAAAGGATCATATTTATTCTCTTTTCACTCTAAGAGCAAGAATCCTTGCTTTGCTAGCTGCTGTTACTGTTTTTGCAGGCTTCTACTTTTTCCCTGGAATACATGATGACTGGCTCCTTGGTTCAAAGCCATATGATGCTTTGGGTAATGCCTCTGTATTCGCCATGTTTAAAAGGCTTGGATTTTACTTAATAAATTTTATTATGGTTATGAGCTTCTTGGCATTCGTGCCAAGAAAAAGATACTTTTTTACCACCCTGGGCAAAAATACGTTGTATGTTTATCTGCTCCATGGCTTTTTCATTCGCCTGTTCAGGGAAAGCGAGTTAAAGAACTACTTCAGCCCTACAATTGGATTTCTGCTCCTTGGAGGACTTGCTCTATTGCTGACCCTATTTTTATCAAGCAGGATGATTACGTCGCTTGCCCAGCCGATAATTGAATTCAAGCTCTCGAAAACGAAAAAATTCGTATACCGAATGGTCGATTCCTTTAGATAA